NNNNNNNNNNNNNNNggtttctctgtatagccctggctgtcctggaactcactttgtagaccaggctggcctcgaactcagaaatctgcctgcctctgcctcccgagtgctggggggACTAGTCTTAAGCAGACCACCCACAGAGGCATTCAAACCACAGCCTCTGTAGGATACTACGGCTCCTTTCATACTCTCTCTGCCAGAGACTGGCCCCCAAGTACCCTCGAACACCCAGAAGCCAGTAGATGGAAGCCCAGGACTCTGCATTTGAAAGAGCaagatgttcaaggtcagcctggtctacagagtgagttccaggacagtcagggctacacagagaaaccctgtctcaaaaaatccaaaaagaaaaaagaaagaacagaaagaaatagcAAGATAACAAAGGTCCTTTCACACTGCCTGCAGGTACACAAGTTAGTATGCTATTTCCTTAAAATTGGGCGAGCTGGACATTTGAAGTACATGTacttgggtgtgtttgtgtgtgtgtgtgtgtgtgtgtgtgtgtatctgtagtcCCAGCCCCTCAGGAGCAGtctaggagttcaagggcagcctgaaaGCCTAGTAAGACACTGTGTCAAGAACAGAACCGCTAAAGTATAGGTAGCCCTGACTCGATAACTATacttctttaattccagcacccaggaagaagaaacaggcagatctctgcgagttcaagcCCACCCTGGCCTACagaaaggagttccaggacagccagggctatgcagagaaaccctgtctcaagaagctTTTCATTAgctttaattacatgtatatacatgtgtttgcattggggtatgtgtacatgagtacaggtgcctatggagatgagaagagggcattgggtctcctggagctggagttacaagtggttggggtcaccaaacttcctttttaaacttttttctcaaagctggtggtggcgcacgcctttaatcccagcacttgtgagtcagaggcaggcagatctctgagttccaggccagcctgttctacagagtgagttctaagacagccagagctgtaaaaaacaaaataaaacaaaaccctgtctcaaaaagtcaaatacatacatatatacatacagaacAAAAGGCAAGCCAGTACCACCTTTCTGACCTGTAGAAGCTGGGTTCAGGGTTCTGTCCTCTTAAGGGCTATTAAGTTCCAAACTGACATTTAAGAGAAACAGAGAGCTAGAAATTACCACCACGGCCACACCCAGGTCCCGGGCCAGGATCTTGAGCTCTCGGGCTAGCTGCATCATCAAGGCCAGGCCTGggggaggaacagagaggaggGGCAGCAGAGGGCTGAAGGACAGGGCTGGGAGGTGAAGTCCCCACCCTGTCCCCAggctctccttcttttcctcaccttccctctgctggcctcccaGAAGTGGGGAGATGACTGCAGTGACAGAATCCACAATCACAACCTTCACGGTGCCTGAAGAAGTTGCCTCCTGTTGGAATGGGGAAAAGCAGGTATCACGAACCTCTAGGGCCTGCCCTGGGAAAGCTCCTCTATTAGAAGGTGAAGGCCAGTGGGACGCCTCAGCAGATGTAGGTCTCggtctctttcctccctccccacccccccttcaAGTTTAGGCTAGGTGGTaatggtacacgcctttaatcctagcacttgggaggcagaggcaggcagatgaccatgagtcccaggacagccaggactatactgAGAAATGTACCACTTACTTGCTTAACTATGGAACCTAAGTGGGTATGTACAAGAGGTTTGGGGCTATCGCAGCCAGTTCtgagaggaagagcaggagaaTCAGACACTGGACTTAGTGCCAACCTCCAGTCTCACAGAGGACAGATTGCCTCGAGAGTCTCCCAGCTAGATGTGGagaagcaaatgcctttaatctcagcactcaggagacaggacaGGGGGATTTTGTTAGTTCCTAACCAGCCacagctcgctctctctctcactcacacacacacacacacacacacacaccatttgttgggggtggggttgtttggttctgagacagggtttctctatgtagtccttggctgtcctagaactctgtagaccaggctggtcttgaactcacagagatacacctgcctccacttcctaggcgctgggattaaaggcattcgacACCGGGCCTGGCACAAAAGTTTTTCAAATTGATTTCAGCGAGTAACGTAGAAGTGAAGACAGTATAACCCTGGACTCAAGGAGCCCACTGTTGTCCAGGGCTGGTGAGCCTGCCAACAAGGAAGCGCAGGAATTAAACACCACAGAATTCCACCTGGGGGTTAGGGGCGTGCGCGTGCAAACACAGCTGGAGATGTTACACTTGGTGGACACAGGCATTCTGCATACAGCCTGTGGTCAGACACCTGCCCGCATACAGGCAACACCTGGCCAGCTGGGtaaagcagaaacaggcagatgaGCGAGCTCACCTGCTGGGCTATGGTGCCCCGAAGGTCCTGCAGCATATCTAGCATCTGGAAGATGTCAAATGAGCGCACCACCTGTATCCTCTGGAGAGCACTTGCCTGAGGggtgagaaagagaagcagggacTTGGAGAGGGGATCCAGGAAAGCCATAAAGAGTAATCATAGAGCTGAAAGGAAAAGAGGCACTTAGACACAGTGCTGGCATCCAGAATGGCAAATGGATTTTGCCTAATGGGCTGGATCTCACAGTGGTGACCACCTGGGTGCTGAGCTGTACGACGATGTTCAGAATTCAGCAGGAAGGACCGATATGATTGACTGGTGATGCCTGCCATACGCAAGAAATGGGCTAGAAACGCAGATGCTAGGTGCTTGCTTGCTCTGGTTTATGGTAAGCAAGGCCTTAAAGTTCCCGGAGAGTCAGTGTGGGAGGCAGCCAAGCTGGGATGGCAGCATTAGCACGAGCAGCTTTAGGAATGCAGAAGATTCTCCAGGTGCAGAGTGACAATGATGGTTCCCACAGATGGTGTAAACCCTTACAGTGTTCAGGGTCATGAGGTCTCCTAGCATCAGGATTTTCTAGGACCCCCGCCACCCTGCCTCCTACCTGTTTCTCCTCATCTTGGGTCCTagcctggaggagctggaggaggcgGGATGCCGTTATTCCTCCATTGGAATCCACATACAGTACATTCTGCCGCAGGCTGTGGGCCACATTTGcagccacacagagacacaccttcagAGACAAGATGGGGTGCTGGGTAAACCTAAACTtttggggaagagggaaggcCGCCAGGCAGCTCCCCCACACATCCTGCCCAGATTCCAACAACATACACTCGACAAGGCCGacccattctcagcacccatccGGTCTGTTCTGACCTCGAAACCCACAAGGACACCTGCAAGGACCCCTTCCCCCCAAGGAATCCAGGACAGTGTACCcacctcccccaaccctcccctACTGTTGGACCCATGGGTACCTGGGTTTTGCCGCTACCTGGACCACCCACAATTTCAGTCACCTCCCCAGTATAGAGGCCAGCATCAAGTAGTTTGTCCAGGCTGATGGTagaagaggagagaatgggggatgggcaaagagaagagaaaagaaactgcatTAAATCTGCGGATAAATTTGGGAAGTAAACCAGGCACAGTGACATGTGCCTTTGATCCCACCATCGGGGATACACAtaccatatgtatgtatatatgctatgCCCAGGACCAGGGCTGAATTTctgtacctccctccctctgcttcatccgtgtgtgtgtgtgtgtgtgtgtgtgtgtgtgtgtgtatgtgtgtgtgtgtatatatatatatagttttttttttccttctggagagaaggcttaATGATGACGGTAGAGGGCTTGCTTAGCGTCTGCAAAGCCAAGAGCTCACCCTCCAGTATCcaggcaaaaaaagaaagaggttgGAGAAAGTTGGCATACACTAATGTAGAGTCTTGTAACCCGTGAACACAGGCCGTCTCTACATTTATCTGGGTCGCCTTTGATCTCCTTCATCAGCATTTCTAATTTTCAGCATACAAAATCTACACGGGCTTTGTCAGATTTAGACCCGAGTGTTTCCTTTTCTTAGATGCAGCAGCAAATGGCATGGCGTTTTTAATTTCGGTTTTCACATGTTCATCGTGAATTCAGAGAAATGcaattgatttttatgtgttgatCTTGTATCCCCAGACCTTGCTAAACTCGCTTATTAGTTCTGGgagtttgtaattattttttatttgcttgttttttggcTGCCTCCCTCATCTGGTAGAAAAGCTCTGAGGCCTTTACCCCGTTATAGCTCTAGTATTAGCACAAAGCCGAAAAGCCCCTAAAGGCACACAGTAAATGTTACTGAACAAAAGGACAGTGGTCTGACTGTCAAAATTCTAGTGTGGGAGCTTTGAGTCCCAGGCCCTGCATCAAAAACAATGTATGGAGACTACAGGGATGGTTCAGGGATtaggctgttcttacagaggaccagaacCCGTGTTGCagtttataaccatctgtaactccagttataggggggtcctgacgccctcttctgactttcaggGACACCAGGAATGAAtgtggtacagacatacatgcagacaaaatactcatacacatgagaatgaaaaatataaaataaacaaagcagatGATCCCTAAGGAATAACATCTGTTGCCCTCTGGCATCCATGTGTACAGGCACACAAACccatactcatgcacacaaatgagagagagacagacagagagagagagacagggaaagagtgAAGAAGGCTGGATGATTTGGCTGCATGCTCAAGTTGGAGAATCAATTCTGCCTGCATAGTACAacgtctttctgggtttgggtttggttttgtttttctttacctctcttttcttttttgtgacaTGCGGTCTTAACTCAAGCTAACCTCGAACACCCGGCATCAGATGATCTTCCTATCTTAGCAGCTGGGACTAGGCACACCCCCCTCCCTGCACCTGGCTTCCAggggcgttttttttttttaaaaagtagcctCTGTCAGCAACTGTCTGGAGTCACCAGGAGCATCAGAAGCCATCAAGAGGCTGTTTGTAGTCCTTCCTTGGTGATTCCAGTCTGCAGACAAATCTGGGAAACATCGTCCTTGATTGATTAAATAAAAGTTctatcaggggctggagagatggctcaggagtgaaGAGTACTGGCTGcctttccaaaggtcctgagttcattcccagcaaccacatggtagctcacagtcatctataatgagatctggtgccctcttttggcttgcaggcatacatgcaggcagaacactgtatacataataaataaataaataaataaataaataaaaagtactaTCAGCAGGACCCAAGAgtgaggttttgggttttttttgtttgtttgtttgttttatttttgtttttttgagacaggatttctctgtgtagccctggctgtcctggaactcactttgtagaccaggctggcctcaaactcagaaatctacctgcctctctgcctcccaagtgctggggagtatttcttttttttttttacacttagCAGATggtcatagaaaaaaatgaatcactGGTTTTGACTCCAGTTAAGACCCCATCACATGATAggttgtggtggtacacacctttaatcccaacgctcaggaggcagacgcagaggcaggtggatctcttaagtttgaggccagcttggtctacaaagtgagttccaggacagccaggtctacacagagaaaccctaccttgagaaacaaacaaaaacaaacagcgaACCCACTTCATGGGCAGTGGGCTGGAGCCGGCTCAGCAGCTAAGGCTACTTTCGACTCAAGAAGACTTCAGTTGGGTTCCTAAtaccaggtaggccttgaactcacagagatctacctgcctctgcctccaagtgctggaactaaaggcatgcccCATCATGctcagcttaaaaataaaataaaataaaatcgacCACACACCGAGGCCCCACCTCCATAAGGTATTTCCAAATCTGCCTCTGGAACAACGTCATTTGCATTTCCATCCCTgactcctcctcctgcttctggagCAGGGCTCCCTACTTCATCCAGGACATCCCCTGTTACCTCTGAGCACATCAATATGCAGAAGGGCTCCAACCAGGATGGCCTAGAAGGCAGAGATTTCTCCCCACCTTTCCCAGGGAACCCCCCCATCAGTTATTCTTCAGTCACTCATACAGACACCTTGCCTCATGTTTCCTGAAGACCTTCTTCCAACAGAGATGAACAGACAAAAGCTCTGGCTTGCAAGGCATAACCGATCCCTCCATCTACTGCGGGGTCTGCCCTGCAAAGATTTACGCTGCGCCTCAGCATTCCAAGAAGGCCCACAGCAAAGGACCCTGTTTAACAGGTTTAATGCATGCTAGTCACAAGGTTCACTAACTTTGACTATAGTCTTACTTCCAAGGTTTCAAAGTTACATCCACTAGGTAGGCACAGCACACTGGAGGGAAGTCTAAAaccatctttttctctttaagatttTTACGTAggtatatatatgagtacattgttgctctcttcagacacaccagaagagggcatcagattccattacagatggttgtgcgccaccatgtgattgctgggaattgaactcggggcctctggaagggcagccagtgctcttaaacactaggctaactctccagcccagcaaaTCACCACCTTTGACTCTTCAAATGGACAACCGAGCTCACAATAAGTCCCTCTTCTCACATCTCTCCTTCAACATGTCTTCTGCGGTCACAAACCCTGGATCAGACTTACACCACCCAAACCAGCGGCACCAGATCCCTGTTTGGCCTCTGCCCCGCACAGCTATGCCCCCATCGCCTACAAATGCTTTCACAGTGGCCTTTCACCTCCAAGTATACCTCGAAACAGTCAGCTGGAATTAGGTTAAAATCCTgagccccactccctcctccagAGAGCATCTGCTTGTGTCTGGCACCCAGTAGGCACTCAGCCAATGTTTGATGGATTACAAACACAGACCCCCAACCAGCGAGAGCAAGCACCAGACTGTGCGGACCTTGCCAAGAGAATGTGTTATGGAAACAGCAAGGGCCAGACCAATCCAAAGACCTTTGTGATGGCCGTGTTATTCATCAAACTCCGCACAAATAGGCCGGGAGAGAGGTCAGACTCGCTTGGCCAGAAAATGCTAGTTGTCTTCCAATTCTTTCCCAACCCGAACAACAGGGCACAATGTAACTGCTCTTTTCTGGGTATGCCCATTGCCCGCTGCTGCCGCAGATGGCAAAAGCAACAGGTTCTGCATTAGATAACCCTGGCCTCACCTCTTCTGGCCCCTCTCTTAGGCTAACCACAAGGGAGGTCAATAACTTCTAACATCTATAACctagggcagcagttctcaaccagtggggtcacaacccctttgacaATGGcacagccctttcacaggggtggcaGATCCGACTATATTGCTTATTAGAGATTTACACTATGATttacaacagcagcaaaattacagttatgaagaagcaaagcAACAATTTTACGGCtgggggggtcatcacaacatgaggaactgtattatagggtcacagcactaggaaggttgaaaaccactgacctATGTCAGTGCAAAAGTGCAGATTCCCAGgacctccatcccctccccccccccatctcactTGCTTTATTCTGAAATATCATGGACTCTACTGAACAACGGGGGTATTAACGACATCTTATGTTTTAGGACAGTGGCTCTTCACTGGGAAAAGTTAGCTTGTTGGAGATACTGAGGCATATCTGGAGGCATATTTTTGATTGTTATAACTGGGGGCATCTTAGAATCTGGTGGGTAGAGAAGGCTCAGGGATGCTGCTAAATGTCTCTCAGTGCACAGGATATCTCTATCCCAGGAAATAATTACTTGCCCCCCACGTATCAGTAGTGTTGAGGCTAAGAAACCCTGTAGCTTTACTCTAAAGAAAACCACTGAGGAGTCCACAGGCCTGCAGTTCCTCTACCGCTCCCCGTCCTCTGTAGCCTCCGTCTCTGCTTTCACCATGTCCAGGTTCGCATACAAACCTTCCGATGCCGGTGGACAGGATGGCCGTGGAAGTCTTCAGTTCCTCATAGAGATCTGCGCCATTTAAGGGGAAAGCCGAGAACTGCGCCAGCAACACCCTCCTCAGGGCAACCAGGGCCTACCAATAGGGCGGACACTCAGGCTCCAGGACGGCCAGACTGCCCCGCAGAGCAGCTGCCCCGCGGAGCACTTTATCTAGCGCCCCCCTTTATCGATCCCAAGGAACTCTGATCCTGCAGCGTGGGGAGCAGCTGGAAGAATGGGTTGGGATGGAGCTTGCGGATCGCGAGCTCACCTTGTAGGACAAACCACACTTCTGGGCTACTTCTTCCAAGTCAGCAGCTGCCAGGTCTGCCACTGGAAAGAGAGCACGTGCAAGTGATTGGCAACAGGAATGGCTTAGCCTTTTGCTCTGTTGTAAAACGGGATTAAGGTCTTATTCTACGTCCGATCTCGAGCACGCAGGCCCTGATGCAGGACCCCGCAAGGGGCCCCAGCACTCAGTAAAATCCTCTGCCTCGGCTCCTGTGAACCCAGCTTCCCCAGAAAGTCAGAGGAAGAGTGTGGCCATCCCGTTAGAGCCAAAGGCCCCGTACGTGTACCGAGACCACGGCGCCGACCCCCGGGGTAGTGCCCATGAGGTCACCTGTTTTTATCTTTCGGCCTCTGAGAAGCTGAACGGTCTCCTCGGTGAGGCCCGGGCACAGCCCTGCCCTGAGCACGCCCATAGTCCCTGCAAGCCCAGGACGCCCTGGGGGCTGTCTGTCACGTGGGCGCTCGCCGAGTCCCCCACTCTGGGCATTCCTCAGTTCTACTTAGGGAAAAGGTCCTGGCGTGCCAGCGCGGGACGAGGGGGGCGGGAAGAGGATGCAAGTCGGGGTGAGGGACACTAACCCTTCCCAACTCGCAAGACTCCCGCGCCCTGGGCCCGCCCCCTCCAGCCGACGCTTCCGGGTTCCGCGGCTGGAGCGTCTTTTGTAGGCCAGGCCTGCAGCGCCATCTGCTGATCATGAGGGCAAACGCAGCGGCCTTGCGACTCGCGCCAGCACACCTAGCGTTTACATCCATGCACAgagacacaagcacatacaccgacaacacacacacacacacacacacacacacacatccttccaATGAGTCTCTTGTGTATACCAGCCTCTATTTGCAAAGCTAGGGGACACTCTCACTCCACCTAACCCAATATTTACAGTGAAGCATCCCTGACTTCCAGTAGCATTCATGTTAGGAAGACAATGAAAAAGAATCAAGTCATATCATTACAGAGTGTATGATCAAGCGGAGGTCCATCGAAGTTCACAGAGAATACCTGTGTCCCTAGATTTTCCAAATGtatcaagttttttttcttttaaatttatttatttattatatgtaagtacactgtagttgtcctcagactccccagaagagggagtcagatctgccccagaagagggagtcagatctcgttaaggatggttgtaagccaccatgtggttgctgggatttgaactctgcacctttggaagagcagtggggtgctcttacccactgagccatctcaccagcccctttttttggtttttcgagacagggtttctctgtatatcacACAGAAGAGGACCAAGTAGTTGTGACCACAAACGTGACCTAGAGGGGGTCATGTGTGCTGGAAGGGGCCATCAAGTTTGTTTCTTGGCTCAAGCCCACCCCTAACCTAGGTGTTTGGTCTGTCCAGCTGCACAGAAAACTTCCTATCAAGGGGAGGCCGGCCCCCTCCATTGTTACACTGTGTGATGATTGTGAAGTCAGAGCACTGCAAATCCTCTCAACCAAACCAAGGGTGAGACCTTTGCCTCAgtttttcctctgcttcctgccagctGGTTGTCCTGCAGGGTGGTGGCAACCCTGCGCCCCACCCACACCAGATGGCGACGGTATTCTgtaaagtggggggtggggaggaggctgtaccgaagaagaaggaagcccttAATGTTATCAATGTGATTGACCAACTGCCAAAGCCCTGTCCAAACCCTAAGTTTATTAACCGGTCCATGGCCACCAAAGGCCTTCTGCTCCCGTCAAGACGCAACTTGGCCAGCTACTCGGAGGAAGAAAACACTGATGTCATGTAAGACACAACTTGGGGTCCTCATTTCTAAGACTGGAGAAGCTTTGCCGCCCACTGTGGCAGGTCCCTCAGGGAAGAACGTATCAGAAGGTTCCCCACGCACCCGCCCTGAGCCCCACATCAGTTTTGAGGGCATGTGGGTCCCCCATTCTAGGTGACCTTCCTGGACTAGCTAGAGGGTGCTTTTTATTCTGCTTGCCACTCTGTGCCACCCCTGGCTTCTCACCTTCTTTTCTATCACTTGAGTGCCCCGCCTGCCTTCCAGCTGAGGTTCACTGGTCTGCTAATTAAGGCTGAATTTTCTCGGCTTCATACCACAAAACTCTTTGCCTCCAGGTGAGAAATATGACCCAGCATCAAGTTGGGGGATGCAGATGTTTCGGGGAAACATGGTCCCTGCCTCCAAAAAACGTCAGGCCTGGTGCCAGTGGTGTCAGAGGTGGGGGGCATCAGGCAATGAAGAAGGAGATACAGTTCAGTCTGGTAAATGCCGTCCCAGGGCAGCTTGAGAAACCAAGGACTTGGTATAGCTTGGGATAAGGTGCAGAAAAGGGAGACTTCTTAGAGGGAGATCTCCAGGAAAACGGTGTGCAGGGTGACTACTGAGGAAACAGTACAATCTCATTGAAGTGATCCATGAGTGGGCCCTGGGCTGAGTCTAATGTTCTGTTATCACTGTCTCGAGCTACTATGtggaggctgggaattgaactctgtcTTCTACAataacagccagtgctctcaaccactgagtcatctctccagccccagacatgAAATCTTTTataattgcttaaaaaaaaaaaaattagccgggcgtggtggcacacgcctttaatcccagcactcgggaggcagaggcaggcggatttctgagttcgaggccagcctggtctNNNNNNNNNNNNNNNNNNNNNNNNNNNNNNcgaggccagcctggtctacaaagtgagttccaggacagccagggctatacagagataccctgtctcgaaaaaccaaaaaaaaaaaaaaaaaaaaataataaaaataataaaaaaaaaccctgtctcaaaaaaaacaaaaagaaaattgttttaggtatgtgagtacactgtcactgtcttcagatactccagaagaggacatcaaatccTGTtccagatggttgggagccaccgtgtggttgctgggaattgaactcaggacctttggaagaacagtcagtgctctgaactgctgagccattcctccagatcctgtaatttctttttttaaaaatttatttttattatatttggttttttatttatttatttattttgttttttcgagacagggtttctctgtatagccctggctgtcctggaactcactctgtagaccaggttggacttgaactcagaaatccgcctgcctctgcctcccgagtgctgggattaaaggagtgcgccaccacgcccggcttttaaatttatttttatttcatttgcattggtgttttgtctgcatgcatgtctatgtgatGGTGTTGGAttctccagaactggagttacagacaagtgtgagctgccatgtgggtgctgggaattgaacccaggtcttctggaacagAACTGAtattcttaagtgctgagccatctcttcagccccagtttataatttcttttttaaaaggtttcatgccgggcgtggtggcacacgcctttaatccctgcacttgagaggcagaggcaggtggatttctgagtttaagaccagcctggtctacagagtaagttctaggtcagccagggctaca
This sequence is a window from Mus pahari chromosome 14, PAHARI_EIJ_v1.1, whole genome shotgun sequence. Protein-coding genes within it:
- the Rad51d gene encoding DNA repair protein RAD51 homolog 4 isoform X2, with product MGVLRAGLCPGLTEETVQLLRGRKIKTVADLAAADLEEVAQKCGLSYKALVALRRVLLAQFSAFPLNGADLYEELKTSTAILSTGIGSLDKLLDAGLYTGEVTEIVGGPGSGKTQVCLCVAANVAHSLRQNVLYVDSNGGITASRLLQLLQARTQDEEKQASALQRIQVVRSFDIFQMLDMLQDLRGTIAQQEATSSGTVKVVIVDSVTAVISPLLGGQQREGLALMMQLARELKILARDLGVAVVVTNHLTRDRDGRRFKPALGRSWSFVPSTRILLDVTEGAGTLGSRQRTVCLTKSPRQSQTVW
- the Rad51d gene encoding DNA repair protein RAD51 homolog 4 isoform X1, which gives rise to MGVLRAGLCPGLTEETVQLLRGRKIKTVADLAAADLEEVAQKCGLSYKALVALRRVLLAQFSAFPLNGADLYEELKTSTAILSTGIGSLDKLLDAGLYTGEVTEIVGGPGSGKTQVCLCVAANVAHSLRQNVLYVDSNGGITASRLLQLLQARTQDEEKQASALQRIQVVRSFDIFQMLDMLQDLRGTIAQQEATSSGTVKVVIVDSVTAVISPLLGGQQREGLALMMQLARELKILARDLGVAVVVTNHLTRDRDGRRFKPALGRSWSFVPSTRILLDVTEGAGTLGSRQRTVCLTKSPRQPTGLQETIDIGTLGTEEQSPELPGKQT